A window of Rhododendron vialii isolate Sample 1 chromosome 13a, ASM3025357v1 contains these coding sequences:
- the LOC131312475 gene encoding uncharacterized protein LOC131312475 isoform X2 produces the protein MGKREKNPKAAKSHHEEEEEEDQEHQQLNPTRSPIVVSSDDEEANEDLSLKIVEKSMLRACTAPQSFTFDVSSSSSSQETEVVASDSKSTKKKSRKEKSKKNKKVEKQEEETVVVAKEEEKAETSKAAESNELAETNPADIPDNVVLRKLLRGPRYFDPPDSGWGACYNCGEEGHITVNCTLAKRKKPCFVCGSLEHHAKQCTKGQDCFICKKGGHRAKDCPEKYKRVSQSSKICLKCGDSGHEMFSCKNNYSHDDLKEIQCYICDSFGHLCCADFADNGPGELSCYRCGQLGHNGLECKGAHGERTTGGSLSSCFKCGEGGHFARECTSSTKEYIGAHGEITTVGSLSSCFKCGEGGHFARECTSSTKVRKRNLELSTPAQKFLDKNREDVRPRSVPSEPGKSRKRSKFQYQGVTTTPSNVKRRGGWITEDPGDLSPGKAKMRGWGPWGSPVTPNDKWNKTYYSSNSGHASSSHSSRKTQKLHFGDSESNGPPQFYQHRYSASRFGNFSSDGMRRNYDW, from the exons ATGggcaagagagagaagaatccAAAAGCAGCTAAGTCCCatcacgaagaagaagaagaagaggatcaAGAACATCAACAATTGAACCCTACAAGATCCCCAATCGTAGTGAGCAGCGACGATGAAGAAGCTAACGAAGATCTGAGCTTGAAAATCGTCGAGAAATCAATGCTACGAGCTTGCACCGCCCCACAAAGCTTCACATTCGacgtctcttcttcttcttcttcacagGAAACCGAAGTTGTGGCGTCGGATTCGAAGAGTACGAAGAAGAAGAGTAGGAAAGAGAAGAGtaagaagaacaagaaggtgGAAAAGCAAGAGGAAGAAACT GTTGTGGTTGCTAAGGAAGAAGAGAAGGCTGAGACAAGCAAAGCAGCCGAGAGTAATGAGCTTGCGGAGACGAATCCCGCTGATATACCTGATAATGTTGTGTTACGAAAGCTTCTT CGAGGGCCAAGATATTTTGATCCTCCAGACAGTGGTTGGGGTGCATGCTATAATTGTGGTGAAGAAGGTCATATAACGGTGAACTGTACCTTAGCTAAGCGGAAGAAGCCGTGCTTCGTTTGTGGGAGTTTGGAGCACCATGCCAAGCAGTGCACAAAG GGACAAGACTGCTTTATCTGCAAAAAAGGAGGTCACCGTGCAAAAGATTGCCCGGAAAAGTACAAGCGGGTATCTCAGAGTTCTAAGATATGCTTAAAATGTGGAGACTCTGGTCACGAGATGTTTTcatgcaaaaataattattcTCATGATGATTTAAAG GAAATTCAGTGCTACATTTGCGATAGCTTTGGCCATCTTTGTTGTGCTGATTTTGCTGATAATGGCCCTGGAGAACTTTCTTGTTATAGATGTGGTCAGTTGGGCCATAACGGTTTG GAATGCAAAGGGGCACATGGTGAGAGAACTACAGGGGGGTCACTTAGTTCATGCTTCAAGTGTGGTGAAGGAGGACATTTTGCTCGTGAATGCACGAGTTCAACTAAG GAATACATAGGGGCACATGGTGAGATAACTACAGTGGGGTCCCTCAGTTCATGCTTCAAGTGTGGCGAAGGAGGACATTTTGCTCGTGAATGCACGAGTTCAACTAAG GTTCGGAAAAGGAACCTTGAATTATCAACCCCTGCGCAGAAGTTTTTAGACAAAAACAGAGAGGATGTGAGACCAAGGTCTGTACCTTCTGAACCTGGGAAGAGTCGCAAAAGGAGCAAATTTCAGTACCAAGGGGTTACTACAACACCATCTAATGTAAAAAGAAGGGGTGGTTGGATTACCGAAGATcctggagacttatcccctggAAAAGCCAAAATGCGTGGATGGGGTCCATGGGGATCTCCTGTAACACCAAATGATAAGTGGAATAAGACTTACTATTCATCTAATAGTGGTCATGCTTCAAGTTCTCATTCTTCTAGAAAAACACAAAAGCTTCATTTTGGAGATTCAGAATCAAATGGACCCCCCCAATTTTATCAGCACAGATATTCAGCCTCAAGGTTTGGAAACTTTAGTAGTGATGGAATGAGGAGAAACTATGATTGGTAG
- the LOC131312475 gene encoding uncharacterized protein LOC131312475 isoform X1, whose protein sequence is MGKREKNPKAAKSHHEEEEEEDQEHQQLNPTRSPIVVSSDDEEANEDLSLKIVEKSMLRACTAPQSFTFDVSSSSSSQETEVVASDSKSTKKKSRKEKSKKNKKVEKQEEETVVVAKEEEKAETSKAAESNELAETNPADIPDNVVLRKLLRGPRYFDPPDSGWGACYNCGEEGHITVNCTLAKRKKPCFVCGSLEHHAKQCTKGQDCFICKKGGHRAKDCPEKYKRVSQSSKICLKCGDSGHEMFSCKNNYSHDDLKEIQCYICDSFGHLCCADFADNGPGELSCYRCGQLGHNGLECKGAHGERTTGGSLSSCFKCGEGGHFARECTSSTKEYIGAHGEITTVGSLSSCFKCGEGGHFARECTSSTKEYIGAHGEITTVGSLSSCFKCGGGGHFARECTSSTKVRKRNLELSTPAQKFLDKNREDVRPRSVPSEPGKSRKRSKFQYQGVTTTPSNVKRRGGWITEDPGDLSPGKAKMRGWGPWGSPVTPNDKWNKTYYSSNSGHASSSHSSRKTQKLHFGDSESNGPPQFYQHRYSASRFGNFSSDGMRRNYDW, encoded by the exons ATGggcaagagagagaagaatccAAAAGCAGCTAAGTCCCatcacgaagaagaagaagaagaggatcaAGAACATCAACAATTGAACCCTACAAGATCCCCAATCGTAGTGAGCAGCGACGATGAAGAAGCTAACGAAGATCTGAGCTTGAAAATCGTCGAGAAATCAATGCTACGAGCTTGCACCGCCCCACAAAGCTTCACATTCGacgtctcttcttcttcttcttcacagGAAACCGAAGTTGTGGCGTCGGATTCGAAGAGTACGAAGAAGAAGAGTAGGAAAGAGAAGAGtaagaagaacaagaaggtgGAAAAGCAAGAGGAAGAAACT GTTGTGGTTGCTAAGGAAGAAGAGAAGGCTGAGACAAGCAAAGCAGCCGAGAGTAATGAGCTTGCGGAGACGAATCCCGCTGATATACCTGATAATGTTGTGTTACGAAAGCTTCTT CGAGGGCCAAGATATTTTGATCCTCCAGACAGTGGTTGGGGTGCATGCTATAATTGTGGTGAAGAAGGTCATATAACGGTGAACTGTACCTTAGCTAAGCGGAAGAAGCCGTGCTTCGTTTGTGGGAGTTTGGAGCACCATGCCAAGCAGTGCACAAAG GGACAAGACTGCTTTATCTGCAAAAAAGGAGGTCACCGTGCAAAAGATTGCCCGGAAAAGTACAAGCGGGTATCTCAGAGTTCTAAGATATGCTTAAAATGTGGAGACTCTGGTCACGAGATGTTTTcatgcaaaaataattattcTCATGATGATTTAAAG GAAATTCAGTGCTACATTTGCGATAGCTTTGGCCATCTTTGTTGTGCTGATTTTGCTGATAATGGCCCTGGAGAACTTTCTTGTTATAGATGTGGTCAGTTGGGCCATAACGGTTTG GAATGCAAAGGGGCACATGGTGAGAGAACTACAGGGGGGTCACTTAGTTCATGCTTCAAGTGTGGTGAAGGAGGACATTTTGCTCGTGAATGCACGAGTTCAACTAAG GAATACATAGGGGCACATGGTGAGATAACTACAGTGGGGTCCCTCAGTTCATGCTTCAAGTGTGGCGAAGGAGGACATTTTGCTCGTGAATGCACGAGTTCAACTAAG GAATACATAGGGGCACATGGTGAGATAACTACAGTGGGGTCCCTCAGTTCATGCTTCAAGTGTGGCGGAGGAGGACATTTTGCTCGTGAATGCACAAGTTCAACTAAG GTTCGGAAAAGGAACCTTGAATTATCAACCCCTGCGCAGAAGTTTTTAGACAAAAACAGAGAGGATGTGAGACCAAGGTCTGTACCTTCTGAACCTGGGAAGAGTCGCAAAAGGAGCAAATTTCAGTACCAAGGGGTTACTACAACACCATCTAATGTAAAAAGAAGGGGTGGTTGGATTACCGAAGATcctggagacttatcccctggAAAAGCCAAAATGCGTGGATGGGGTCCATGGGGATCTCCTGTAACACCAAATGATAAGTGGAATAAGACTTACTATTCATCTAATAGTGGTCATGCTTCAAGTTCTCATTCTTCTAGAAAAACACAAAAGCTTCATTTTGGAGATTCAGAATCAAATGGACCCCCCCAATTTTATCAGCACAGATATTCAGCCTCAAGGTTTGGAAACTTTAGTAGTGATGGAATGAGGAGAAACTATGATTGGTAG
- the LOC131312475 gene encoding uncharacterized protein LOC131312475 isoform X3: MGKREKNPKAAKSHHEEEEEEDQEHQQLNPTRSPIVVSSDDEEANEDLSLKIVEKSMLRACTAPQSFTFDVSSSSSSQETEVVASDSKSTKKKSRKEKSKKNKKVEKQEEETVVVAKEEEKAETSKAAESNELAETNPADIPDNVVLRKLLRGPRYFDPPDSGWGACYNCGEEGHITVNCTLAKRKKPCFVCGSLEHHAKQCTKGQDCFICKKGGHRAKDCPEKYKRVSQSSKICLKCGDSGHEMFSCKNNYSHDDLKECKGAHGERTTGGSLSSCFKCGEGGHFARECTSSTKEYIGAHGEITTVGSLSSCFKCGEGGHFARECTSSTKEYIGAHGEITTVGSLSSCFKCGGGGHFARECTSSTKVRKRNLELSTPAQKFLDKNREDVRPRSVPSEPGKSRKRSKFQYQGVTTTPSNVKRRGGWITEDPGDLSPGKAKMRGWGPWGSPVTPNDKWNKTYYSSNSGHASSSHSSRKTQKLHFGDSESNGPPQFYQHRYSASRFGNFSSDGMRRNYDW, encoded by the exons ATGggcaagagagagaagaatccAAAAGCAGCTAAGTCCCatcacgaagaagaagaagaagaggatcaAGAACATCAACAATTGAACCCTACAAGATCCCCAATCGTAGTGAGCAGCGACGATGAAGAAGCTAACGAAGATCTGAGCTTGAAAATCGTCGAGAAATCAATGCTACGAGCTTGCACCGCCCCACAAAGCTTCACATTCGacgtctcttcttcttcttcttcacagGAAACCGAAGTTGTGGCGTCGGATTCGAAGAGTACGAAGAAGAAGAGTAGGAAAGAGAAGAGtaagaagaacaagaaggtgGAAAAGCAAGAGGAAGAAACT GTTGTGGTTGCTAAGGAAGAAGAGAAGGCTGAGACAAGCAAAGCAGCCGAGAGTAATGAGCTTGCGGAGACGAATCCCGCTGATATACCTGATAATGTTGTGTTACGAAAGCTTCTT CGAGGGCCAAGATATTTTGATCCTCCAGACAGTGGTTGGGGTGCATGCTATAATTGTGGTGAAGAAGGTCATATAACGGTGAACTGTACCTTAGCTAAGCGGAAGAAGCCGTGCTTCGTTTGTGGGAGTTTGGAGCACCATGCCAAGCAGTGCACAAAG GGACAAGACTGCTTTATCTGCAAAAAAGGAGGTCACCGTGCAAAAGATTGCCCGGAAAAGTACAAGCGGGTATCTCAGAGTTCTAAGATATGCTTAAAATGTGGAGACTCTGGTCACGAGATGTTTTcatgcaaaaataattattcTCATGATGATTTAAAG GAATGCAAAGGGGCACATGGTGAGAGAACTACAGGGGGGTCACTTAGTTCATGCTTCAAGTGTGGTGAAGGAGGACATTTTGCTCGTGAATGCACGAGTTCAACTAAG GAATACATAGGGGCACATGGTGAGATAACTACAGTGGGGTCCCTCAGTTCATGCTTCAAGTGTGGCGAAGGAGGACATTTTGCTCGTGAATGCACGAGTTCAACTAAG GAATACATAGGGGCACATGGTGAGATAACTACAGTGGGGTCCCTCAGTTCATGCTTCAAGTGTGGCGGAGGAGGACATTTTGCTCGTGAATGCACAAGTTCAACTAAG GTTCGGAAAAGGAACCTTGAATTATCAACCCCTGCGCAGAAGTTTTTAGACAAAAACAGAGAGGATGTGAGACCAAGGTCTGTACCTTCTGAACCTGGGAAGAGTCGCAAAAGGAGCAAATTTCAGTACCAAGGGGTTACTACAACACCATCTAATGTAAAAAGAAGGGGTGGTTGGATTACCGAAGATcctggagacttatcccctggAAAAGCCAAAATGCGTGGATGGGGTCCATGGGGATCTCCTGTAACACCAAATGATAAGTGGAATAAGACTTACTATTCATCTAATAGTGGTCATGCTTCAAGTTCTCATTCTTCTAGAAAAACACAAAAGCTTCATTTTGGAGATTCAGAATCAAATGGACCCCCCCAATTTTATCAGCACAGATATTCAGCCTCAAGGTTTGGAAACTTTAGTAGTGATGGAATGAGGAGAAACTATGATTGGTAG